A single uncultured Methanolobus sp. DNA region contains:
- a CDS encoding DUF366 family protein yields MECLILDKTLDYDGSQISSLWAYNLADIQADSIIAFRGGCDVKIEHMIDLEDKKQGDMIFSTDMVHFIIEHFDSTDLKLVYARQRLFTAIVKEVLSEYRSDIVRQGDDLFVDDKKLTVSIASTSAVSQKIHFGINVVHDFYGSFEDLGLGNDDVADVMDKIAKRYYNEFIDIEKDLRKSRPLDVI; encoded by the coding sequence ATGGAATGCCTAATTCTTGATAAAACGCTGGATTATGACGGAAGCCAGATCTCATCTCTCTGGGCTTACAATCTTGCAGACATCCAGGCAGATTCGATCATAGCTTTCAGAGGTGGATGTGATGTTAAGATAGAGCACATGATCGACCTTGAGGATAAGAAACAGGGAGACATGATCTTCTCAACTGATATGGTTCATTTTATCATCGAGCATTTTGATTCAACCGACCTGAAACTCGTATATGCAAGGCAGCGCCTGTTCACTGCAATAGTCAAAGAGGTCCTTTCCGAATATCGTAGTGACATAGTCAGGCAGGGCGATGATCTTTTTGTAGATGACAAAAAGCTGACCGTATCTATCGCAAGCACATCTGCGGTTTCACAGAAGATACATTTCGGAATTAATGTTGTCCATGATTTCTATGGCAGTTTTGAAGACCTTGGACTTGGAAACGATGATGTTGCAGACGTGATGGACAAAATAGCAAAACGATATTACAATGAATT